The genomic DNA ATTTTATCTTCAGTTGCAACCACAATTATATTGTCTTTGCCAATAAGATTTAAGATTTTGGGTGTAAACTGTTTACTTGCCCTGCCAAAAATAAAACCGTTTCCACCGATGGGGGTAACAATTATTTTGATGTTATCGTATTTAACAATTAATTCCATTAACCCGTTTTCATTGAGGTCTGTTCCGACTAATTCAC from Deltaproteobacteria bacterium includes the following:
- a CDS encoding ATP-NAD kinase, which codes for ELVGTDLNENGLMELIVKYDNIKIIVTPIGGNGFIFGRASKQFTPKILNLIGKDNIIVVATEDKISRLECLRVDTGDAKTDTIFKGHVKVITGCKSETIIEVK